From Anopheles darlingi chromosome 2, idAnoDarlMG_H_01, whole genome shotgun sequence, the proteins below share one genomic window:
- the LOC125959177 gene encoding protein glass-like: MYISCGSTDSTALETETGYVPNNPLFGMPLDSPQECPSSCGGSGCSSCQENAASLPLAGLHGSDFSDCGNCLDHSGVLSSQSALGGYWNEDMSAFPGLPPLDIDPLPSLFPFSPCGASYNRPERPTHDVADVLLSLKHAVLKQSPDPQPIGQGAPASYPTPQASLSYTVHPQMLLSPPAGHHGGHNSHSHYNQMQSQPGSYATNYYDSSCAQHSTPIYPSMSVNVSMNMTMHGYGADASVPMQCSQMQWGTQNAASSVNVLYPPMLSPVPYPATTYSFTADFRPQSQSAEQQDQQQQQQQHQQQYYQHTHHGHHHGLHHHHHHHHSQSAAVAAAAVVAAAAAASAGCTPPKSETPPDSFSLEQSPGAVAATVTSTVAATTTTAAVAAAAAAALKLKAESVRSLGLGYLTVAEAAGTINSNPATEDDDEDAGSGSGSEEMAGGDNKPNLCRLCGKTYARPSTLKTHLRTHSGERPYRCPDCNKSFSQAANLTAHVRTHTGQKPFRCPICDRRFSQSSSVTTHMRTHSGERPYRCRACKKAFSDSSTLTKHLRIHSGEKPYQCKLCLLRFSQSGNLNRHMRVHGNNGQALIT; the protein is encoded by the exons ATGTACATATCATGCGGGAGTACGGATAGCACGGCCCTGGAGACGGAAACGGGGTATGTCCCGAACAATCCCCTCTTCGGAATGCCGCTCGACAGCCCCCAG GAATGTCCATCGTcctgtggtggtagtggctgTTCCAGCTGTCAGGAGAACGCAGCATCATTACCCCTGGCGGGACTGCACGGATCGGATTTCAGCGATTGCGGAAACTGTCTGGACCACAGCGGTGTCCTGAG CTCTCAAAGTGCACTCGGAGGATACTGGAACGAGGACATGAGTGCATTCCCCGGTCTACCGCCGCTGGACATCGATCCACTGCCAAGTCTTTTCCCCTTCTCCCCATGTGGTGCTTCCTATAA TAGACCTGAACGCCCAACCCACGACGTAGCGGATGTGCTACTCTCGCTGAAGCACGCTGTCCTGAAGCAAAGCCCTGATCCACAACCGATCGGACAGGGTGCCCCAGCCAGTTACCCGACTCCGCAAGCTTCCCTATCCTACACCGTGCACCCGCAGATGCTACTATCACCACCGGCCGGTCATCATGGTGGGCACAATTCGCACTCGCATTACAATCAAATGCAGTCGCAGCCGGGCTCGTACGCAACCAACTACTACGATTCATCCTGCGCACAACACTCGACCCCAATCTATCCGAGCATGAGCGTTAATGTGAGCATGAACATGACGATGCATGGCTACGGTGCCGATGCGTCCGTTCCCATGCAGTGCTCGCAGATGCAGTGGGGAACCCAAAACGCTGCATCCTCCGTCAACGTGCTCTATCCGCCGATGCTGAGCCCAGTTCCCTATCCAGCCACGACCTACTCCTTCACGGCCGATTTCCGTCCACAGAGTcaatcagcg gAGCAACaggatcagcaacaacagcaacagcagcaccagcaacagtattATCAGCATACGCaccatggccaccatcatggacttcatcatcaccatcatcatcaccactcgCAATCGGCTGCAGTGGCTGCAGCGGCCgtcgtagctgctgctgcagccgcctcGGCCGGGTGTACGCCACCGAAAAGTGAGACACCACCGGACAGTTTCTCTCTAGAACAATCCCCCGGGGCCGTGGCAGCGACTGTAACGAGTACGGTAGCGGCAACTACAACGACAGCTGCTGtagcggcggccgctgcggcAGCGCTCAAGCTGAAGGCCGAAAGTGTCCGTTCGCTCGGGCTCGGCTATCTAACGGTAGCGGAAGCGGCCGGTACCATCAACAGTAATCCGGCGacggaggacgacgatgaggatgcgGGTAGCGGTAGTGGCAGTGAGGAGATGGCCGGTGGGGACAACAAGCCGAATCTGTGCCGGCTATGCGGCAAAACGTACGCCCGACCGAGCACACTGAAGACGCACCTAAGGACGCACTCGGGTGAACGGCCGTACCGCTGTCCGGACTGCAACAAGAGTTTCTCCCAGGCGGCCAACCTGACCGCGCACGttcgcacgcacacgggcCAGAAGCCGTTCCGGTGTCCGATTTGTGATAGACGCTTCTCGCAAAGCTCCAGTGTAACGACGCACATGAGAACCCATTCCGGTGAGCGGCCATACCGCTGTAGAGCGTGCAAGAAGGCGTTCTCCGACAGTTCCACGCTCACCAAACACCTGCGAATCCACAGCGGCGAAAAACCCTACCAGTGCAAGCTATGTTTGCTCCG ATTTTCACAGTCTGGCAACCTGAACCGGCACATGCGTGTCCATGGTAACAACGGTCAAGCGCTCATTACTTGA
- the LOC125950618 gene encoding WD repeat-containing protein 91 → MAHIQYMDGLIREYILFRGFSNTLKVFENELKSDKDKSFRVDKVIDQILLLIHNHDLQGLRELWAHLNNHLFRNLEHHFATAINKLEQSLLKFYLIVAYTSNKADKITEFFSKLSPELVAQSEWKEWFFFPFCKNPEDHAAFAVCFTKQWQDTLLISLHNFLSTIYQCMPQPIISKAESEGCLIKKLQEENTTLRSKLTSIQQQQQQQYLQSATAGTGVTGHHSRLSASAGGGDQRLTADGRIRYSTRTSSSMQSLNDLQPFGIPPPTHIVDDFYIIAQESNSLGNAAESQARGFKSLIRNIGSGGSPVLGRRDTVLDRNKKRSGSVGSRSNWIHS, encoded by the exons ATGGCACACATTCAATACATGGACGGGTTAATCCGGGAGTATATCTTGTTTCGCGGGTTTTCCAATACCTTGAAAGTGTTTGAAAACGAGCTGAAAAGTGATAAGGATAAGAGCTTCCGAGTGGACAAAGTTATTGACCAgattctgctgctgatacACAACCATGACCTGCAGGGATTGCGCGAGCTGTGGGCCCATTTAAATAACCATTTGTTTCGTAACTTGGAGCACCATTTCGCCACCG CGATTAATAAACTGGAGCAATCGTTACTGAAATTTTACCTGATCGTGGCGTACACCTCGAACAAGGCGGACAAAATAACCGAGTTCTTCTCGAAGCTTTCTCCCGAGTTGGTAGCGCAGAGTGAATGGAAAGAGTGGTTCT ttttccccTTTTGCAAAAACCCCGAGGATCATGCGGCATTCGCGGTGTGCTTCACGAAGCAATGGCAGGACACGCTGCTCATCTCGCTGCACAACTTTCTCTCCACCATTTACCAGTGCATGCCACAGCCTATCATTTCGAAGGCAGAATCGGAGGGTTGTTTGATTAAAAAGCTACAGGAAGAAAATACTACCTTGCGCAGCAAACTGACctccattcagcagcagcaacaacagcagtatcTGCAATCAGCCACTGCTGGCACTGGTGTTACCGGTCATCATTCGAGATTGAGCgcctctgctggtggtggtgatcagcGTCTAACAGCCGACGGCCGTATCCGCTACTCGACACGTACTTCCTCCAGCATGCAGTCGTTGAATGATCTGCAACCATTTGGCATTCCGCCGCCGACGCACATCGTAGATGATTTCTACATTATTGCCCAAGAATCGAACAGCTTAGGCAATGCGGCGGAAAGCCAGGCCAGAGGATTTAAATCACTGATTAGAAATATCGGTTCAGGTGGTAGTCCTGTGCTGGGGCGACGGGACACGGTGCTGGATCGTAACAAAAAGCGTTCCGGCAGTGTTGGCAGTCGCAGCAATTGGATCCATAGCTAG
- the LOC125950621 gene encoding annexin B10-like produces MSWYYTPKPTVVPAEEFDASADANALRKAMKGFGTDEQAIIDILCARSNAQRQEISEAFKRELGRDLIADLKSELGGKFEDVILALMLPPEEYLCKQLHKAMDGIGTDEKALIEIIAPQTNDQIKAIVDCYEGKYNRPLAEHICSETSGSFRRLLTMIIVGARDPQGTVDPELAVEQAKQLYDAGEGKMGTDEEVFYKILAHASFDQLEIVFEEYKSLSGRTIEQALKAELSGELYDALSAIVECVQMAPHFFAKRLHKAMDGVGTDDATLIRIIVSRSEIDLQNIKDEYEQMYNKTLLSAVKDETSGDYKRGLCALIGNA; encoded by the exons ATGTCTTGGTATTATACG CCCAAACCGACGGTCGTGCCGGCGGAAGAGTTTGATGCGTCCGCGGACGCCAATGCACTTCGCAAGGCGATGAAGGGATTCGGTACGGATGAGCAGGCCATCATCGATATTCTCTGTGCGCGATCGAATGCCCAACGACAGGAGATCTCGGAAGCGTTCAAGCGAGAACTCGGTCGC GATTTGATTGCTGATCTCAAGTCGGAACTGGGCGGGAAGTTTGAGGATGTCATTCTGGCACTTATGCTGCCCCCGGAGGAGTATCTGTGCAAGCAGCTACACAAAGCGATGGACGGTATCGGAACCGACGAGAAGGCGCTGATTGAAATCATCGCCCCGCAAACGAACGATCAGATCAAAGCCATCGTTGACTGCTACGAAGGAAAGTACAACCGACCGTTGGCGGAGCATATCTGCTCGGAAACGTCGGGTAGCTTCCGCcggctgctgacgatgatcatcGTAGGAGCCCGCGATCCGCAGGGCACCGTTGATCCGGAGCTAGCCGTCGAGCAGGCCAAACAGCTGTACGATGCCGGTGAGGGAAAGATGGGCACGGATGAGGAGGTGTTTTACAAGATTCTGGCTCACGCCTCCTTCGACCAGCTGGAGATTGTGTTCGAAGAGTACAAGAGCTTGTCGGGACGCACGATCGAGCAGGCGCTGAAAGCAGAACTGAGCGGTGAGCTGTACGATGCGCTTAGCGCGATCGTCGAGTGTGTCCAGATGGCTCCCCATTTCTTCGCCAAACGACTTCATAAAGCCATGGACGGTGTTGGTACGGATGATGCCACGCTGATCCGGATAATCGTTTCGCGTTCTGAGATCGATTTGCAGAACATTAAGGATGAGTACGAGCAAATGTACAACAAAACATTGCTGAGTGCAGTAAAG GATGAAACATCTGGAGACTACAAACGCGGCCTTTGTGCCTTGATCGGAAATGCCTAA
- the LOC125950620 gene encoding annexin B10-like has translation MSWYYTPVPTVVPAEDFDASADANALRAAMKGLGTDEQAIIDILTARSNAQRLQIVEQYTSELGRDLIDDLKSELGGKFEDVIVGLMMPPEKYLCKQLHKAMDGIGTDEETLIEVLAPQTNEEVKKIVDCYEQMYDRPLAEHLCSETSGSFRRLLTMIIVGARDPQGTVDAELAVQQADQLYNAGEGKMGTDEEVFYKLLAHCSFDQLEIVFDEYKKLSGQTIEQAMKHELSGELYDALSAIVECVQMAPHFFAKRLHKAMDGAGTDDATLIRIIVSRSEIDLQNVKDEYEQMYNKTLLSAVRNECSGDYKRALCALIGGA, from the exons ATGTCTTGGTATTACACG CCCGTTCCAACGGTAGTTCCGGCCGAAGATTTCGACGCTTCCGCCGATGCCAATGCATTGCGCGCCGCCATGAAGGGCCTAGGAACGGATGAGCAGGCGATCATCGACATTCTTACCGCTCGTAGCAACGCCCAGCGGCTGCAAATTGTGGAACAATACACCAGCGAACTTGGTCGG GATTTAATCGACGATTTGAAATCCGAACTGGGTGGCAAATTTGAGGACGTCATCGTCGGTTTGATGATGCCACCGGAGAAGTATCTCTGCAAGCAGCTGCACAAGGCGATGGATGGTATCGGGACGGATGAAGAGACGCTGATCGAGGTGCTGGCACCACAGACGAACGAAGAGGTAAAGAAGATTGTCGATTGCTATGAGCAAATGTACGACAGACCGTTGGCGGAGCACCTGTGCTCAGAGACCTCGGGCAGCTTCCGCcggctgctgacgatgatcatcGTAGGCGCACGCGATCCGCAGGGTACCGTCGATGCTGAACTGGCCGTTCAGCAAGCTGATCAGCTTTACAACGCCGGCGAGGGAAAGATGGGTACGGATGAGGAGGTGTTCTATAAACTGTTGGCCCACTGCAGCTTCGACCAGTTGGAGATTGTGTTCGATGAGTATAAGAAGCTTTCCGGCCAAACGATCGAGCAGGCCATGAAGCATGAACTAAGCGGTGAGCTATACGATGCACTCAGTGCGATCGTTGAGTGTGTCCAGATGGCCCCCCATTTCTTCGCAAAACGTCTACATAAGGCCATGGATGGTGCCGGTACTGATGATGCCACGCTCATTCGGATCATCGTTTCGCGTTCCGAGATCGATCTGCAGAACGTGAAGGACGAGTACGAGCAGATGTACAACAAAACGTTGCTGAGCGCTGTTCGG AACGAGTGCTCTGGTGACTACAAGCGTGCTCTTTGCGCTTTGATTGGAGGGGCTTAA
- the LOC125950614 gene encoding E3 ubiquitin-protein transferase MAEA — translation MAEIKAMEHPTLKVPYEILNKRFRIAQKTLDRELSQIQNVASELEKGLSEGSASSEISRLLGGVVERLQVLKRKAEESISEELSAGYVCKRRLEHLKQNFSPPLDAATLELQAAATSQWKKIRLDRMIVEHFLRLGYYDTAERLADRSGIRDLTNIDIFQVTREVERDLVNRRTAKCIAWCNDNKSKLKKINSTIEFQLRVQEFVELIREDHRMLAVRHAQKYFPAFEHEQLKEIRQYMALLAFQVNTEVEPYRKLFDPQRWNDLVLHFRLENYRLFQLPSQSVLSVAVQAGISALKTPQCYSYTSKNMNCPVCQENVNEIAENLPFSHCAQSRLICRITGKPLNEHNLPMMLPNGQIFGQQAIEQMRRENDIIVCPKTNESFRAPKIEKVFVM, via the exons ATGGCTGAAATTAAAGCTATGGAACACCCTACTCTAAAG GTCCCTTACGAGATATTGAACAAGCGCTTCCGTATTGCTCAGAAAACGCTCGATCGTGAGCTAAGCCAGATACAGAATGTGGCCTCCGAGTTGGAGAAGGGCCTGTCAGAGGGTTCGGCCAGCTCAGAGATATCGCGCCTCTTGGGTGGAGTCGTCGAACGGCTGCAGGTGCTGAAGCGCAAAGCCGAAGAAAGCATCTCAGAGGAACTATCCGCCGGATACGTATGCAAGCGACGACTGGAACATTTGAAGCAAAATTTCAGTCCCCCGCTTGATGCTGCGACGCTGGAGTTACAGGCCGCCGCGACTAGCCAGTGGAAGAAAATACGCCTTGATCGAATGATCGTGGAGCACTTTCTGCGGCTTGGATATTACGATACCGCGGAGCGGTTAGCCGATCGTAGCGGCATCCGTGATCTCACCAACATAGACATCTTTCAGGTGACCCGCGAGGTTGAACGAGACCTGGTAAACCGTCGCACTGCCAAGTGCATCGCTTGGTGCAACGATAACAAATCGAAGCTAAAGAAAATCAACTCGACGATCGAGTTTCAGCTGCGCGTGCAAGAGTTTGTAGAGCTGATCCGGGAAGACCATCGGATGCTAGCGGTGCGCCATGCGCAAAAATACTTTCCCGCTTTTGAGCACGAGCAACTGAAAGAGATACGCCAGTATATGGCGTTGCTAGCGTTCCAAGTGAACACCGAAGTAGAGCCGTATCGGAAGTTGTTTGATCCGCAGCGTTGGAATGATCTCGTGTTGCACTTTCGGCTGGAGAATTATCGTCTCTTTCAACTACCGTCCCAATCGGTGTTGAGCGTGGCTGTGCAGGCGGGAATTTCCGCACTCAAGACACCGCAGTGCTATTCATACACATCGAAAAATATGAACTGCCCCGTGTGTCAGGAGAACGTAAACGAGATCGCTGAGAATCTACCCTTCTCACACTGTGCCCAGAGTCGACTGATTTGCAG AATTACTGGCAAACCATTGAACGAACACAATCTACCAATGATGCTGCCAAATGGGCAGATCTTTGGCCAGCAGGCGATCGAACAGATGCGCCGTGAGAACGATATCATCGTCTGCCCGAAAACCAACGAATCGTTCCGGGCCCCGAAAATTGAAAAGGTGTTTGTTATGTAG
- the LOC125950632 gene encoding ER membrane protein complex subunit 6, with the protein MASTRVKTRETKSGEIIAYSDAAIRNNASAVEYCRTSMAALSGSTAGVLGLTGILGFLFYLLAVLCLWQMLLLKSGSNWQKYFISRKSLLTHGFLSGLCTYVLFWTFLYGMVHVY; encoded by the exons ATGGCTTCGACTAGGGTGAAAACTAGGGAAACCAAATCGGGCGAGATAATCGCGTACAGCGATGCCGCCATCCGAAACAACGCATCCGCCGTCGAATATTGCCGAACGTCGATGGCTGCACTTTCCGGCAGTACCGCAG gTGTTCTAGGCCTTACCGGTATTCTGGGATTCCTGTTCTACTTGCTAGCCGTGCTGTGCCTTTGGCAAATGCTGCTCCTGAAGTCGGGCTCGAACTGGCAGAAGTATTTCATCAGCCGCAAAAGTCTTCTCACACACGGGTTTCTGAGCGGATTGTGCACCTACGTGCTATTCTGGACGTTCCTCTACGGTATGGTGCACGTGTATTGA
- the LOC125950622 gene encoding annexin B10-like has protein sequence MSWYYTPVPTVVPVESFNPSEDAAALRKAMKGFGTDEQAIIDILCSRSNAQRQAILRAFKNELGRDLIKDLKSELGGKFEDVIIGLMLPPVEYLCKQLFKAMDGIGTDEKALIEILCSQNNEQMHEIARVYEEMYNRPLAEHVCSETSGNFRRLLTLIITGTREAPGTVDPEKAVAQAQQLYDAGEGRFGTDETAFYKILAHSSFDQLEYVFEEYKKKTGRTIEQALKAELSGDFYEALSAIVECVQMAPHFFAKKLFLAMDGMGTDDKTLIRIIISRAEIDLQNIKDEFEQMYNKTLLSAVKSETSGDYKKALCAILGNA, from the exons ATGTCGTGGTACTATACG CCCGTTCCGACCGTGGTGCCGGTTGAGAGCTTCAACCCATCGGAAGATGCGGCAGCGCTGCGGAAAGCTATGAAAGGTTTCGGAACCGATGAGCAGGCGATCATCGATATTCTTTGCTCACGCAGCAACGCTCAACGGCAGGCAATACTGAGGGCGTTCAAGAACGAGCTGGGTCGCGATCTGATTAAAGATCTGAAATCGGAGCTGGGCGGCAAGTTTGAAGATGTAATTATCGGCCtgatgctgccaccggtggaGTATCTGTGCAAGCAGCTGTTCAAAGCGATGGATGGTATCGGTACGGACGAGAAGGCCCTTATCGAAATACTTTGCTCGCAAAACAACGAACAGATGCACGAGATTGCGCGTGTCTATGAGGAGATGTACAATAGGCCACTGGCTGAGCATGTGTGCTCAGAAACGTCCGGTAATTTCCGTCGGTTGCTGACTCTGATCATTACCGGGACGCGTGAGGCACCTGGTACGGTAGACCCGGAGAAGGCAGTTGCACAGGCCCAACAGTTGTACGATGCTGGCGAAGGCCGGTTCGGTACGGATGAGACCGCGTTTTATAAGATCCTGGCTCATTCTTCCTTCGATCAACTAGAGTATGTATTTGAGGAGTACAAGAAAAAGACGGGCAGAACGATCGAGCAAGCGTTGAAAGCGGAGCTGAGCGGGGATTTCTATGAGGCGCTCAGTGCGATCGTCGAGTGCGTCCAAATGGCGCCCcatttcttcgccaaaaagctGTTCTTGGCAATGGATGGTATGGGCACGGACGACAAAACACTGATCCGCATCATTATCAGTCGGGCGGAGATTGATCTGCAGAACATCAAGGACGAGTTTGAACAAATGTACAACAAAACGCTGCTGAGTGCGGTGAAG aGTGAAACTTCCGGCGACTACAAAAAGGCTCTCTGTGCCATCCTTGGCAATGCATGA
- the LOC125950604 gene encoding regulator of G-protein signaling 7-like encodes MVTKKSVDTEKEKLAKNMHSSSGSGGGAGLPQKSAASGGAVVSFSASTVVSSNSSSSNSGSSHLMQHQQQALPPTAPGQDAPNILVYKKMEAIVERMQTEGSGVSVRTVKAFMSKVPSVFTGADLIQWIMANLTVDDISEALHLAHLLASHGYLFPIDDHQLTVRNDGTFYRFQTPYFWPSNFWEPENTDYAIYLCKRTMQNKTRLELADYEAENLAKLQKMFSRKWEFIFMQAEAQSKVDKKRDKLERKVLDSQERAFWDVHRPMPGCVNTTEMDIKKAYRKGASSLGSGSAGTAAHSNPVETMAKTITLLKQKLDRRTIKVSKAAESYISYYEQYSEFDYFLSAPDHPNPWHTDNTELWDAEKLGKDIPMKRVKRWGFSLRELLNDPVGREQFTKFLDKEFSGENLKFWEAIQEMKALPQSQIKDGAQAIWNEYLAPDAACPVNIDSKSLELAREVVKEGAAQPSRWCFDVAADHVFYLMKSDSYSRFLRSDMYKDCLNGSKKKTSVKGLRIFSGRKDTPVIN; translated from the exons ATGGTCACAAAGAAGAGCGTTGATacagagaaggaaaaactaGCGAAAAATATGCACTCCAGctctggcagtggtggtggcgcaggaCTGCCGCAAAAATCCGCTGCAAGCGGCGGTGCGGTGGTTAGCTTTAGCGCTAGTACCGTCGtctcgagcaacagcagcagcagcaacagcggtagTAGCCACCtgatgcagcatcagcaacaagcaCTACCACCAACTGCACCCGGCCAGGATGCGCCCAATATTTTGGTgtacaaaaaaatggaagccaTCGTGGAACGGATGCAAACCGAGGGAAGCGGAGTATCGGTGCGCACTGTCAAAGCGTTCATGAGCAAGGTGCCGTCCGTTTTCACCGGAGCTGATCTGATCCAGTGGATTATGGCTAACCTGACGGTGGACGACATCAGTGAAGCACTACATCTAGCGCACCTGCTGGCCTCGCACGGTTATCTTTTCCCGATCGATGACCACCAGCTGACGGTGCGGAACGATGGTACGTTCTATCGCTTCCAGACACCCTACTTCTGGCCGTCCAACTTCTGGGAACCGGAAAACACGGACTACGCCATCTATCTGTGCAAACGCACCATGCAGAACAAGACGCGGCTCGAGCTGGCCGACTATGAGGCCGAGAATCTGGCCAAACTGCAAAAGATGTTTTCGCGCAAATGGGAATTTATCTTTATGCAAGCGGAAGCGCAGAGCAAGGTGGACAAAAAGCGGGATAAGCTCGAGCGGAAGGTGCTGGATTCGCAGGAGCGCGCTTTTTGGGACGTGCACCGGCCCATGCCCGGTTGCGTGAACACCACCGAGATGGACATCAAGAAGGCGTACCGGAAGGGTGCGTCGTCGCTGGGCTCCGGATCGGCCggtacagcagcacacagcaaTCCGGTGGAAACCATGGCCAAGACGATAACACTACTGAAGCAGAAACTGGACCGGCGCACGATCAAAGTGTCAAAGGCGGCAGAATC GTACATCTCATACTACGAGCAGTACAGTGAATTTGATTACTTTCTTTCCGCACCGGATCATCCTAATCCATGGCATACGGACAACACGGAACTTTGGGATGCTGAGAAGCTTGG AAAGGACATTCCGATGAAGCGAGTCAAACGCTGGGGCTTCAGCTTGCGAGAACTGCTCAATGATCCGGTTGGACGCGAGCAATTCACCAAATTTCTGGACAAGGAGTTCAGCGGTGAAAATTTAAA ATTCTGGGAGGCGATACAGGAAATGAAGGCGTTACCACAGTCGCAGATCAAAGACGGAGCGCAGGCCATCTGGAACGAGTATCTAGCCCCGGATGCTGCCTGCCCTGTAAACATCGACTCAAAGTCGCTCGAGCTGGCTCGGGAGGTGGTGAAGGAGGGCGCAGCGCAACCAAGTCGATGGTGCTTCGATGTGGCGGCCGATCACGTGTTTTATCTGATGAAGAGCGATTCCTACTCGCGCTTCCTGCGTTCGGATATGTATAAAGACTGTCTGAATGGTTCCAAGAAAAAG ACATCCGTCAAAGGACTTCGAATATTTTCGGGAAGAAAAGATACGCCTGTGATAAATTAA
- the LOC125950615 gene encoding ferrochelatase, mitochondrial: protein MHSLLRKCISSSPTTKHVTALSVPLRTVATKPRTAIVMLNMGGPQNTDQVHDYLHRIMTDRDMIQLPVQSKLGPWIANRRTPEVQKKYAEIGGGSPILKWTNVQGELMCKALDKLSPETGPHKHYVAFRYVNPLTEDTLREVERDQPERVVLFSQYPQYSCATSGSSFNAIFTHYKDNPSANLSKARWSVIDRWGTHPLLARTFADNIRKELEKFPTEKRKEVVLLFSAHSLPLRAVNRGDAYPSEVGATVQNVMQELGWSQPYCLVWQSKVGPLPWLEPFTEDAIKGYVKQGKKNFILIPIAFVNEHIETLHELDIEYCQELAHEVGAEKIGRAAAPNDHPLFIEALADVVRNHLASDVTVGPKFLLRCPACVNQKCSVSKQWYRELCN, encoded by the exons ATGCATTCCTTACTCAGAAAATGCATTTCCTCGAGCCCTACGACCAAGCATG TAACTGCCCTCTCAGTTCCATTGCGTACGGTTGCGACGAAACCCCGCACTGCGATCGTTATGCTCAACATGGGAGGACCACAGAATACCGATCAGGTACACGATTATTTGCACCGCATTATGACCGATCGAGACATGATACAGTTACCGGTGCAAAg CAAACTGGGGCCCTGGATAGCGAACCGCCGGACGCCCGAAGTACAGAAGAAGTACGCCGAAATCGGTGGTGGATCACCGATTCTAAAGTGGACCAACGTACAAGGGGAACTGATGTGCAAAGCGCTAGACAAGTTGTCACCGGAAACGGGACCCCATAAGCACTACGTAGCCTTCCGGTATGTAAACCCGCTGACGGAGGACACATTGCGGGAGGTGGAGCGTGATCAACCGGAACGAGTGGTATTGTTCTCGCAGTACCCACAGTACAGCTGTGCGACGTCCGGTTCCAGCTTCAACGCCATCTTCACGCACTACAAGGACAACCCGTCGGCTAATCTGTCCAAGGCTCGATGGAgcgtgatcgatcgatggggaACACATCCGCTGCTCGCACGAACATTCGCCGATAACATCCGGAAGGAGCTGGAAAAGTTTCCGACCGAAAAACGGAAGGAGGTCGTGTTGCTCTTCTCAGCGCACTCTTTGCCACTGCGGGCAGTAAACCGAGGTGATGCCTACCCATCGGAAGTTGGTGCCACTGTGCAGAACGTGATGCAGGAGCTGGGCTGGTCGCAACCCTACTGCCTGGTGTGGCAGTCGAAGGTGGGCCCACTACCATGGTTGGAACCTTTCACCGAGGATGCAATCAAGGGTTACGTGAAGCAGGGCAAAAAGAACTTCATCCTTATACCGATCGCATTTGTGAATGAGCACATCGAGACGCTCCACGAGCTCGACATTGAGTATTGTCAAGAATTGGCGCATGAAGTGGGCGCGGAGAAAATTGGGCGTGCGGCGGCCCCAAATGATCATCCGCTCTTCATTGAGGCACTCGCGGATGTCGTACGGAACCATCTTGCCAGCGACGTCACAGTTGGACCCAAGTTCCTACTACGTTGCCCGGCCTGCGTTAATCAAAAATGTTCCGTCAGTAAGCAGTGGTACCGGGAGTTGTGCAACTAA